In the genome of Chryseobacterium arthrosphaerae, one region contains:
- a CDS encoding EamA family transporter gives MKKSNINIAIPATLLAIICVQGGASIAKQLFPAIGAIGTVTLRIVLSAILLTIINRPKFLTFTKQKWKYCAMYGIGLAAMNLIFYMAIQRIPLGLAVTVEFAGPLFLALALSRKLLDVVWALLACVGILLIVPWKSDHIDLVGLGLAFLAGVFWAVYIVMGGKVSKIMDGKDAVTTGMLFASLVIIPFTIWDGAVFNLTPAIFVKGLGVAILSSALPFSLEIMALKRLPAKTFSILMSLEPAFAALSGLVFLAEELTFLQWISIACVIAASIGTTVFSKVSGD, from the coding sequence ATGAAAAAATCAAATATCAATATAGCGATACCTGCAACGCTGCTGGCTATTATCTGTGTACAGGGGGGAGCTTCGATCGCCAAACAGCTTTTTCCGGCTATCGGAGCTATTGGTACCGTGACCTTAAGAATTGTACTCTCTGCCATTTTACTTACGATCATCAACCGTCCGAAATTTTTAACGTTTACGAAACAGAAATGGAAGTATTGTGCAATGTACGGTATTGGTCTGGCTGCCATGAATCTTATCTTTTATATGGCGATTCAGCGTATTCCTTTGGGATTGGCGGTTACTGTAGAATTCGCAGGACCTCTATTCCTGGCATTGGCTTTATCCCGTAAATTGTTGGATGTTGTGTGGGCGCTGTTGGCCTGTGTCGGGATTTTGCTTATTGTACCCTGGAAAAGTGATCACATAGATCTGGTGGGATTAGGGCTGGCATTTCTGGCTGGCGTGTTCTGGGCAGTATATATTGTCATGGGCGGAAAAGTTTCTAAAATAATGGATGGGAAAGATGCTGTTACTACAGGAATGCTGTTTGCAAGTTTGGTCATTATACCCTTTACCATATGGGATGGAGCGGTATTTAATCTTACTCCGGCTATTTTCGTGAAAGGTCTGGGGGTAGCCATTCTATCGAGTGCTTTGCCGTTTTCTCTGGAAATTATGGCACTGAAAAGGCTTCCTGCAAAGACTTTCAGTATCCTGATGAGCCTTGAACCTGCATTTGCAGCTCTTTCCGGGCTGGTATTTCTTGCTGAAGAACTTACTTTCTTACAATGGATTTCGATTGCGTGTGTGATAGCGGCCAGCATTGGAACAACTGTTTTCAGCAAAGTTTCAGGAGATTAA